Proteins encoded in a region of the Zea mays cultivar B73 chromosome 2, Zm-B73-REFERENCE-NAM-5.0, whole genome shotgun sequence genome:
- the LOC100501308 gene encoding WD repeat-containing protein 44 gives MPEAARGLLDPAAEGEVEQEEEFYESLDRILSSSCSSTSASASDDDADHHRRRGSRRHHHPPSSAYDVWISEPTSVEERRRHLLHRLGLTTDPPPPPPPPRRSPSPPASPPASPPAPAEEPRSGGALGRPPLARNPSSSGGEQQCRIRNLDDGTEFEVGEVQVVREVGTGRHLTLEEFELCVGRSPIVHELMKRATTAASASASGHAAPASSKPRRKPGGGWLRGIRQLAGTVAYGRRCADEGDKVKEKKEREARRLSSATDDSLDGTGSRNAGRVRVRQYGKACKELTGLFMTQELAAHSGSVWCINFSLDGRYLATAGEDRVIHVWEVSEGDRKGELLGEASVAKENGGGCSPFLAIVGNDSPEMAALSFTCAEGGYVDKRRRPRKQNNHKSVGSDHLVVPECVFGFTDKPVCSLLGHAADVLDLSWSKSQYLISSSMDKTVKLWDITTSTCLKTFSHTDYVTCIQFNPVDDNFFISGSLDEKVRIWNVRDRKIEDWNDLHEMVTAACYSPDGQVAMVGSHKGSCHIFDTSEKKLQYKSQIDLRIRKKKSGQKKITGFQFAPGSSSEVLITSADSRIRVVNGDEFVHKFKGFRNTSSQISASVAQNGKYVICASEDSHVYVWRHDNSSHPSRSRSTVDVTNSYEHFHCHGVTVAVTWPGAEARCSFGPGSSRHSDSDGAVNSGRDLPVENTRHSSDAADIRCNESPACEGVTSRSTSRHPGDGASTSWPDEKLPSAKSSPGHCSSDLCIGAMDVQRRSAWGLVIVTAGRGGEIRVFQNFGFPVQV, from the exons ATGCCGGAGGCGGCGCGGGGCCTGCTGGATCCGGCGGCCGAGGGGGAGGTGGAGCAGGAGGAGGAGTTCTACGAGTCGCTGGATCGGATCCtctcctcctcctgctcctccacctccgcctccgcctccgacgACGACGCCGACCACCACCGCCGCCGCGGCAGCAGGCGCCACCACCACCCGCCATCCTCCGCGTACGACGTCTGGATCTCCGAGCCCACGTCCGTCGAGGAGCGCCGCCGCCACCTGCTCCACCGCCTCGGCCTCACCACcgacccgccgccgccgccgccgcctcctcgccGCTCGCCATCGCCTCCCGCGTCTCCCCcggcctcgcctccggcgcccgcgGAGGAGCCCAGATCCGGCGGTGCGCTCGGGAGGCCCCCGCTGGCGCGGAACCCCAGCTCCAGCGGCGGGGAGCAGCAATGCCGGATCCGGAACCTGGACGACGGCACGGAGTTCGAGGTCGGGGAGGTGCAGGTGGTGCGGGAGGTGGGCACCGGCCGCCACCTCACCCTCGAGGAGTTCGAGCTCTGCGTCGGCCGCTCCCCGATCGTGCACGAGCTCATGAAGCGGGCCACCACCGCGGCCTCCGCGTCCGCCTCCGGGCACGCCGCCCCCGCGTCCAGCAAGCCCCGGAGGAAGCCCGGAGGCGGCTGGCTGCGTGGCATCAGGCAGCTGGCGGGCACCGTCGCCTACGGCCGCCGCTGCGCCGACGAGGGGGACAAggtcaaggagaagaaggagagggaGGCTCGGCGCCTCAGCTCTGCCACTGATGACAGCCTCGATGGCACCGGCTCGCGCAATGCGGGAAGGGTTCGGGTGCGCCAGTACGGGAAGGCGTGCAAGGAGCTCACCGGGCTGTTCATGACGCAGGAGTTGGCTGCCCACTCCGGCTCCGTGTGGTGCATCAACTTCAGCCTGGATGGACGATACCTTGCCACTGCTGGAGAGGACCGCGTGATCCATGTGTGGGAGGTGTCCGAGGGAGACCGAAAGGGCGAGTTGCTCGGGGAAGCTTCGGTGGCAAAGGAGAATGGTGGTGGCTGCAGTCCGTTTCTCGCGATTGTTGGGAATGATTCACCGGAGATGGCTGCATTGTCGTTCACCTGCGCCGAAGGGGGCTATGTGGACAAGAGGAGAAGGCCGAGGAAGCAGAACAATCACAAGTCTGTAGGGTCCGATCATCTGGTTGTTCCTGAGTGTGTGTTTGGTTTCACAGACAAGCCAGTCTGCTCACTTCTGGGGCATGCTGCCGATGTTCTTGATCTGTCATGGTCCAAATCTCAG TACTTGATCTCATCCTCCATGGACAAAACTGTTAAGCTCTGGGACATCACTACCAGTACCTGTTTGAAAACATTCTCTCATACGGACTATG TGACTTGCATCCAGTTCAACCCTGTAGATGATAACTTCTTCATTAGTGGATCACTGGATGAGAAAGTTCGCATTTGGAATGTCCGAGATCGTAAGATTGAGGATTGGAATGATCTTCATGAGATGGTTACTGCTGCTTGCTATTCCCCTGATGGACAG GTTGCGATGGTGGGCTCTCACAAGGGAAGCTGTCATATATTTGATACATCTG AGAAGAAGCTTCAGTACAAAAGTCAGATAGATTTAAGAATTAGGAAAAAGAAGTCAGGCCAGAAGAAGATAACTGGCTTCCAG TTTGCTCCTGGAAGCTCCTCGGAAGTTCTGATTACTTCTGCAGATTCGAGAATACGAGTTGTTAACGGCGATGAATTTGTTCACAAGTTTAAAG GGTTTCGGAACACGAGTAGCCAAATCTCAGCTTCTGTAGCTCAGAACGGGAAATACGTGATCTGTGCCAGCGAGGATTCTCACGTCTATGTGTGGAGACATGACAACAGTTCCCACcctagcaggagcaggagcacagTTGACGTAACCAACTCATACGAACATTTCCACTGCCATGGTGTGACCGTGGCTGTCACATGGCCTGGTGCTGAAGCCCGATGTTCGTTTGGACCTGGAAGCAGCAGGCACAGTGATTCAGATGGGGCAGTGAACTCTGGCCGGGACCTCCCAGTTGAGAACACTCGGCACAGCTCTGATGCAGCTGATATCAGATGCAACGAGAGCCCAGCTTGCGAAGGCGTGACCAGCAGAAGCACCAGCAGACATCCAGGCGACGGAGCGTCCACGTCCTGGCCTGACGAAAAGTTGCCGTCAGCCAAGAGCAGCCCTGGTCACTGTTCCTCCGATCTTTGCATTGGAGCTATGGATGTCCAACGCCGGTCTGCGTGGGGCTTGGTGATTGTCACCGCTGGACGGGGAGGCGAGATCAGGGTGTTCCAGAATTTTGGCTTCCCAGTCCAAGTGTAA
- the LOC100284397 gene encoding fiber protein Fb34, protein MASIIVIAAVLVLDVLAFVLAIGAERRRSYVNYVSVDPAGGVLLRVQLRRVHGVRRERAAAAARRAGRGHGRHPLLLLRPRALAGPLAGVVRHLLHRLLGDVRDRGAVPAGRVGPERVSHQVLPQGRRPAAVRHAAQGRLRRRRRLHLPRRALRRAALPLLRQGARRRRRRGPAHRRRHRHDPHVMSGRYCPVRVIVLYY, encoded by the exons ATGGCGTCCATCATCGTCATCGCCGCCGTGCTCGTCCTGGACGTCCTCGCCTTCGTGCTCGCCatcggcgccgagcgccgccggagcTAC GTGAACTACGTGAGCGTGGACCCGGCCGGGGGGGTCCTACTGCGTGTACAGCTCCGACGCGTCCACGGCGTACGGCGTGAgcgcgctgctgctgctgctcgccgCGCAGGCCGTGGCCATGGTCGCCACCCGCTGCTTCTGCTGCGGCCGCGCGCTCTCGCCGGGCCGCTGGCGGGCGTGGTCCGGCATCTGCTTCATCGTCTGCTG GGTGACGTTCGTGATCGCGGAGCTGTGCCTGCTGGCCGGGTCGGTCCGGAACGCGTATCACACCAAGTACTTCCCCAAGGGCGACGGCCCGCCGCCGTGCGCCATGCTGCGCAAGGGCGTCTTCGCCGCCGGCGCCGCCTTCACCTTCCTCGCCGCGCTCTTCGCCGAGCTGCACTACCTCTTCTACGCCAGGGCGcgcgacgccgccgccgccgtggccCCGCCCATCGTCGGCGGCATCGGCATGACCCGCATGTGATGAGTGGAAGATATTGTCCTGTG CGTGTGATAGTACTGTACTACTGA
- the LOC109943944 gene encoding anthranilate synthase beta subunit 1, chloroplastic, translating into MDNPFTAVRYHNLVIEQETFPHDALEATAWTEDGLIMAARHKKYKHIQGVQFHPESIITPEGKKIVLNFVRFIEELEKQRS; encoded by the exons ATGGACAACCCTTTTACTGCCGTGAGGTACCACAACTTGGTCATTGAGCAAGAAACCTTCCCACATGATGCTTTGGAGGCTACTGCATGGACTGAAGATGGACTTATCATGGCTGCTCGCCACAAGAAGTACAAACACATCCAG GGTGTCCAATTCCACCCGGAGAGCATCATCACCCCTGAAGGCAAGAAAATCGTCCTCAACTTCGTCAGATTCATTGAGGAACTGGAGAAGCAGCGTTCATAG
- the LOC109943943 gene encoding dof zinc finger protein DOF5.8, translating into MAPAVSILSATASAKRKRPATSDADELPHDDSSAPHQQVQGQGQQPRQQQQLECPRCRSTNTKFCYYNNYSTAQPRHFCRACRRYWTHGGTLRDVPVGGASRRAATGGGGGKRRRVSAEPSSPPPSVADACLPSAFPFLSDGSFFPQLDLVGGVALAPPAFSSSWQSVLVPDLYDGLAPWDDGATAAAWGDIGGLDLSWTLPGN; encoded by the exons ATGGCGCCTGCAGTTTCCATCCTCTCGGCCACCGCCTCCGCCAAGCGAAAGCGCCCCGCCACTTCCGACGCTGATGAGCTCCCGCACGACGACTCCTCCGCGCCCCACCAGCAGGTGCAG GGCCAGGGCCAGCAaccgcggcagcagcagcagcttgagTGCCCGCGCTGCCGCTCCACCAACACCAAGTTCTGCTACTACAACAACTACAGCACGGCGCAGCCGCGCCACTTCTGCCGCGCGTGCCGCCGCTACTGGACGCACGGGGGCACGCTGCGCGACGTCCCCGTCGGCGGCGCCTCGCGCCGCGCCGCcactggcggcggcggcggcaagcgGCGCAGGGTCTCCGCCGAGCCCTCATCCCCGCCGCCGTCGGTCGCGGACGCGTGCCTGCCGTCCGCCTTCCCGTTCCTCAGCGACGGCAGCTTCTTCCCGCAGCTCGACCTCGTCGGCGGCGTTGCGCTTGCACCCCCGGCCTTCTCCTCCTCGTGGCAGTCGGTGCTGGTCCCGGACTTGTACGACGGGCTCGCGCCGTGGGACGACGGAGCAACGGCGGCCGCGTGGGGCGACATCGGTGGCCTCGACCTCAGCTGGACACTGCCGGGGAACTGA